In the genome of Budorcas taxicolor isolate Tak-1 chromosome 7, Takin1.1, whole genome shotgun sequence, the window GAGAAAGAAACGTAGGCTTTTGGTATTTCATGAGTGAAGAATATAAACAGATTTAGGCTTGAGGTGGTAAATAAAAGGAACAATAAGATTTGTTTACATTggctttgcaaagagtcggacacgactgagtgactgaactgaactgaattgaacactgGCTTCTAATCTCCAAATTCCCTATCATTGATCATAAGGGGGTCTTTCCATTCCCGATGCAGGAGTGCCCAtttcaagtatggatgtgagagttggaccataaaaaaggctgagcacaaaagatttgatgcatttgaactgtggtgctggagaagactcttgagagtcccttggacagcaaggagatcaaaccagtcagttctaaaggaaatcaaccctgaattttcactggaaggactgatgctgaggccaaagcgccgatactttggccacctgatgcgaagaactgactcactggaaaagatcctgatgctgggaaagattgaaggcagggggagaaggggacaacagaggatgagatggttgggtggcatcaccgtctcaatggacatgagtttgagtaagctccgggagttggtgatggacagggaagcttagtgttctgcagtccatgggtcacaaagagtcagacatgactgagtttctgaactgaactgaagagggaaaAAGTGTGTAAACAGGAAGCAGATCCAGAAAGACATATATATGCTATGGGACTGCAGATCAGAATTTCTTCTTGCACATGATTGACCTTGCTGCCTTTTCCAGTCTTATGAATAGAAAGAAGATAACATGGATGTTGACCTTAGGCTATTCTGCTGATAATCCTCCAGAGGGCACTCTTGACGTCCTTGTTCCTTAAGCtgtagatgaaggggttcagcatAGGGGTGACCAGAGTGTACATCACTGAGGCCACTGCGCCCTTCCTGGGGGAAGACGAGGAGGCTGAGCTGAGATACACACCAAGGCCTGTTccataaaataagcaaacaactACCAGGTGAGAgccacaggtggagaaggctttATACCTCCCACCTAATGATGAGATTCTCAGAATGGAGGACATAATTTGAGTATATGAGTAAAGGATCCCTGACAGTGGAATTCCACCAAAGATTGTACCAATGAAGTAGATTAATATGTTATTGGTGGAGGTGTCAGAACAGGCAAGGTTGAGGAGTTGAGAAAGGTCACAAAAGAAATGGGGGATTTCCACTTCTGCACAGAAGGTAAGCTGTGACATCACCAAATAGTGCAGCAGGGAGGTCAAAAGGCTGATGGAAAATGACACCAGGACCAACAAGCCACAGAGGAGGGGGTTCATGATGACCAGGTAGTGTAGGGGATGACAAATGGCCACCAaccggtcataggccatcactgtCAGAAGTAGACTCTCCAAAcatacaaaaagagaaaagaaggtcACCTGAGCTAGGCACCCTACATAGGTGATGGATTTGCTGTGTGTCTGGAGATTCGCTAGCATCTTagggatggtggtggtgctgaAACTGACATCAGTCAATGATAggttagaaaggaagaagtacatggggatGTGGAGGTGGGAATCAGAGCTGACAGCCAGGATGATGAGCAGGTTCCCAAGGATGGTGACCAGGTACATGGACAGGAAGAGCCCAAAGAGGAGGAGCTGAAGTTCTGGATCATCTGAGAGGCCCAGGAGGAGGAATTCTGAGACACCTGTTAGATTCTGTGGTTCCATGTTGATGAAACaccttttgaaaaagaagagaatattgAATAAACAAATCAATTGTAGAGGGACCCAGATAAATGTCTATGCTTTGGATTTAAGCGGGTCACAAATAAAATGTTAGGCTTGAAGACCATACATCCCAAAGTCTTCAGCAATACTTCTTAGCTGTGAACacatattttgttattgttgttcagttgctaaatcatgttcaactctttgcaaccccatggactgtagcatgccaggcccccctgtcctccactgtctcctggaatttgctcaaattcatgtcctttgagtcagtgatgctatctaaccatctcatcctctgctgcctgcttctccagctgccctcaatctttctcagtgtcagggtcttttccaataagttagctctttgcattaggaagccaaaatactggagcttcagcttcagcatcagtccttccaatgaatattcagggttgatttcctttaggatggactgttttgatcaccttgcagtccaagggactctcaagagtctcctccagcacaaaaattcaaaagcatccaatCTTTGAAGGATCACAGCTGtgttgtggtgaaggggcttgcagaagtcaatgaaactataagccaagccgtgcagggccacccaagatggatgggtcataatgaagagttctgagaaaatgtggtccattggagaaggaaatgcaacccattccagtatgcttgctatGAGAACTCCAGGTATAGTACGATAAAGCCGGAACACATCTTTACTGATGCTCAAAGTACTGACCATTGGTTTTGTACACCTACTTTAAAGGTACGAGGCCAAAGAATTTGAGAGAAGTAATGACAATTTGAGATCAGAACTTAATGAACACAGCAACATATTTGTCCCCTGCTTTTGAAGGAAGTGTATGAAATTGAacgtatttttt includes:
- the LOC128050300 gene encoding olfactory receptor 18-like is translated as MEPQNLTGVSEFLLLGLSDDPELQLLLFGLFLSMYLVTILGNLLIILAVSSDSHLHIPMYFFLSNLSLTDVSFSTTTIPKMLANLQTHSKSITYVGCLAQVTFFSLFVCLESLLLTVMAYDRLVAICHPLHYLVIMNPLLCGLLVLVSFSISLLTSLLHYLVMSQLTFCAEVEIPHFFCDLSQLLNLACSDTSTNNILIYFIGTIFGGIPLSGILYSYTQIMSSILRISSLGGRYKAFSTCGSHLVVVCLFYGTGLGVYLSSASSSSPRKGAVASVMYTLVTPMLNPFIYSLRNKDVKSALWRIISRIA